A window from Pseudomonas moraviensis encodes these proteins:
- a CDS encoding DUF4879 domain-containing protein: MRNGGMKIFGWIAALLVAVPTFAASAPPLTQVKVIKVQSPSCGLEDIADNQAQTQCNHNGPNIKVYVLEVGYGQNQPQVTLDGFEVNGTRGPVCAFDNGNLTECTPGSKTVGSLYTFDLAGKQEGTFSFSNTSLNAPRNMMSTQLYIK, encoded by the coding sequence ATGCGCAACGGCGGGATGAAGATTTTCGGATGGATTGCAGCACTGCTGGTGGCAGTCCCGACGTTCGCGGCTTCGGCGCCGCCATTGACCCAGGTAAAGGTCATCAAAGTGCAGTCGCCGTCCTGTGGCCTGGAAGATATCGCCGATAACCAGGCGCAAACCCAGTGCAATCACAACGGGCCGAACATCAAGGTCTACGTGCTGGAAGTCGGCTATGGCCAGAACCAGCCGCAAGTGACTCTGGATGGCTTCGAGGTCAACGGCACCCGAGGCCCGGTGTGTGCCTTCGATAATGGCAATCTCACCGAATGCACGCCCGGCAGCAAAACCGTCGGTTCTCTTTATACCTTCGATCTGGCCGGTAAACAGGAAGGCACCTTCAGCTTCAGCAACACCTCGCTCAACGCGCCGCGCAACATGATGTCGACCCAGCTTTACATCAAGTAA
- a CDS encoding cytochrome ubiquinol oxidase subunit I codes for MFGLEALDLARIQFAFTISFHILFPAITIGLASYLAVLEGLWLKTRNDTYRDLYHFWSKIFAVNFGMGVVSGLVMAYQFGTNWSRFSDFAGAVTGPLLTYEVLTAFFLEAGFLGVMLFGWNKVGRGLHFFSTVMVAIGTLISTFWILASNSWMQTPQGFEIVNGQVIPTDWLAIIFNPSFPYRLMHMATAAFVATAFFVGSSAAWHLLRGRDNPAIRTMLSMAMWMALIVAPIQAVIGDFHGLNTLKHQPAKIAAIEGHWENHGDEATPLILFGWPDMKEERTKFAVEIPYLGSLILTHSLDKQVPALKEFPPEDRPNSTIVFWSFRIMVGLGFLMIFTGLWSLWLRKRDSLYTSRPFLHLALWMGPSGLIAILAGWFTTEIGRQPWVVYGLMRTADASSNHSFMQMSITLIMFVVIYFALFGAGLGYMMRLVRKGPKISEGSETPDGGPGKKRTPARPLSAADDPAEGEHEDNTRLTKEI; via the coding sequence ATGTTCGGTTTAGAGGCTCTCGATCTCGCCCGAATTCAGTTCGCGTTCACCATCTCGTTCCACATTCTTTTCCCGGCCATCACCATTGGCCTGGCGAGTTACCTGGCGGTGCTCGAAGGCCTGTGGCTGAAAACCCGCAACGATACCTACCGTGACCTCTACCATTTCTGGTCGAAGATCTTCGCCGTCAACTTTGGCATGGGCGTGGTTTCCGGTCTGGTCATGGCCTATCAGTTCGGTACCAACTGGAGTCGTTTCTCCGACTTCGCCGGCGCCGTTACCGGGCCGTTGCTGACCTATGAAGTGCTCACGGCGTTCTTCCTTGAAGCCGGTTTCCTTGGCGTGATGCTGTTCGGCTGGAACAAGGTCGGGCGCGGCCTGCACTTCTTTTCGACGGTGATGGTGGCGATCGGCACGTTGATTTCGACCTTCTGGATCCTCGCCTCCAACAGCTGGATGCAGACCCCGCAAGGTTTTGAGATCGTCAACGGCCAGGTCATCCCGACTGACTGGCTGGCGATTATCTTCAACCCGTCATTTCCTTACCGGCTGATGCACATGGCCACCGCCGCGTTCGTCGCGACAGCATTCTTCGTCGGCTCTTCGGCAGCCTGGCATTTGCTGCGCGGCAGGGACAACCCGGCGATCCGCACCATGCTGTCGATGGCGATGTGGATGGCGCTGATTGTCGCGCCGATCCAGGCAGTGATCGGCGACTTCCACGGCCTCAACACGCTCAAGCATCAGCCGGCAAAAATCGCTGCGATCGAAGGCCACTGGGAAAACCATGGCGACGAAGCGACGCCGCTGATCCTGTTCGGCTGGCCGGACATGAAAGAAGAACGCACGAAGTTCGCCGTGGAGATTCCCTACCTCGGCAGCCTGATTCTCACGCACTCGCTGGACAAGCAGGTGCCGGCACTCAAGGAATTCCCGCCGGAAGACCGGCCGAATTCGACCATCGTGTTCTGGTCGTTCCGCATCATGGTCGGCCTTGGTTTCCTGATGATCTTCACCGGTCTGTGGAGTCTGTGGCTGCGCAAGCGTGACTCGCTGTACACCTCGCGGCCGTTCCTGCATCTGGCCTTGTGGATGGGGCCGTCCGGCCTGATTGCGATTCTTGCCGGCTGGTTCACCACGGAAATCGGCCGTCAGCCATGGGTCGTGTACGGCTTGATGCGCACCGCAGATGCTTCGTCCAACCACAGCTTCATGCAGATGAGCATCACCCTGATCATGTTCGTCGTGATCTATTTCGCGCTGTTCGGCGCAGGTCTCGGCTACATGATGCGTCTGGTGCGCAAGGGGCCGAAGATCAGCGAAGGCAGCGAAACGCCGGACGGTGGTCCAGGCAAGAAACGCACCCCGGCGCGTCCGTTGTCCGCAGCCGACGATCCGGCCGAGGGCGAGCACGAAGACAACACTCGCTTGACCAAGGAGATTTGA
- a CDS encoding type II toxin-antitoxin system RelE/ParE family toxin, whose amino-acid sequence MIKSFQHKGLRGFYETGTTRGIRAEHAKRLSRMLQFMDRATLPGDLDLPGWRLHPLKGELSEYWSLSVSGNWRVIFRFVGSDIELVDYLDYH is encoded by the coding sequence ATGATCAAATCCTTTCAGCACAAAGGCCTTCGTGGCTTCTATGAAACAGGTACGACTCGTGGAATTCGTGCCGAGCATGCAAAACGGCTGTCGCGCATGTTGCAGTTCATGGATCGAGCGACGCTTCCCGGGGACTTGGACTTGCCCGGCTGGCGCCTGCATCCTTTGAAAGGTGAGCTAAGCGAATATTGGTCGCTCAGCGTTTCAGGCAACTGGCGAGTGATCTTTCGTTTTGTCGGTTCGGATATCGAATTGGTCGATTATCTGGACTACCACTGA
- a CDS encoding DUF2442 domain-containing protein, with translation MKVIKAKPSVHRPLTEEMLDAAIKLGEARQASSLQAVSVRLEESSLAIRFEDGSGVLLPVKQYPEFDGFEAADYESLTIGFAGTALCHEGKDLDISIAGMISANPSLMRMAASVVASRNGRQSSAAKSAAARANGKKGGRPRKTDIAP, from the coding sequence ATGAAAGTCATCAAGGCAAAACCGTCGGTGCATCGCCCCCTGACGGAAGAAATGCTCGATGCCGCCATCAAACTTGGCGAAGCACGACAAGCCAGCAGTTTGCAGGCAGTATCCGTGAGGCTCGAAGAATCCTCTCTGGCTATTCGTTTCGAGGACGGCAGCGGTGTGTTGTTGCCGGTAAAGCAGTATCCGGAGTTCGACGGGTTTGAAGCAGCCGATTATGAAAGCCTGACGATCGGCTTCGCCGGCACTGCGCTGTGCCATGAGGGTAAAGACCTGGATATTTCCATTGCCGGAATGATTTCGGCGAACCCGTCGCTCATGCGGATGGCGGCGTCGGTCGTTGCTTCGCGCAACGGGCGTCAAAGCAGCGCTGCAAAATCAGCAGCCGCCCGAGCCAATGGCAAGAAAGGCGGGCGTCCACGTAAAACCGATATCGCGCCATAG
- the trmA gene encoding tRNA (uridine(54)-C5)-methyltransferase TrmA produces MTFDSQAYAEQLEAKVTRLRELLAPFDAPEPTVFDSPLQNFRLRAEFRLWREGGERHYAMFSQDDKRTPILIEEFPIASLRINQLMPQLKAAWQASSALSHKLFQVEFLTTLAGDAMITLCYHRPLDEHWHAAATQLSADLGVSIIGRSKGKREVLGQDYVVEKLEVGGRTFSYRQPEGAFTQPNGTVNQKMLNWAYEALGDHSDDLLELYCGNGNFTLPLATRVRKVLATEISKTSVNAALSNLSENAVDNVTLVRLSAEELTEALNEVRPFRRLHGIDLKSYEFGSVFVDPPRAGMDPDTCELTRRFDNILYISCNPETLAANIAQLHDTHRITQCAMFDQFPWTHHMESGVLLTRR; encoded by the coding sequence ATGACTTTCGATTCCCAAGCCTACGCCGAACAACTCGAAGCCAAGGTCACACGTCTGCGTGAGCTACTGGCGCCGTTCGATGCACCCGAGCCGACGGTGTTTGATTCGCCGCTGCAGAACTTCCGCCTGCGCGCCGAATTCCGCCTGTGGCGCGAGGGCGGCGAGCGGCACTACGCGATGTTCTCTCAGGATGACAAACGCACGCCGATCCTCATCGAAGAATTCCCGATCGCCAGCCTGCGCATCAACCAGTTGATGCCGCAGTTGAAGGCTGCGTGGCAGGCCAGTTCGGCGCTGAGCCACAAGCTGTTCCAGGTCGAATTCCTGACCACGCTGGCCGGCGACGCGATGATCACCCTGTGCTACCACCGTCCGCTGGACGAGCACTGGCACGCGGCGGCGACTCAGTTGTCGGCCGATCTCGGTGTGAGCATCATCGGCCGCTCCAAGGGCAAGCGCGAAGTGCTTGGCCAGGACTATGTCGTCGAGAAACTCGAAGTCGGCGGTCGCACTTTCAGCTATCGCCAGCCCGAAGGCGCGTTTACCCAGCCGAACGGCACGGTGAACCAGAAGATGCTCAATTGGGCATACGAAGCGCTGGGCGATCACAGCGACGATCTGCTGGAGTTGTACTGCGGCAACGGCAACTTCACCCTGCCGCTGGCCACCCGCGTACGCAAAGTGCTCGCTACCGAAATCAGCAAGACTTCAGTCAACGCGGCCCTGAGCAACCTCAGCGAAAATGCGGTGGATAACGTCACGCTGGTGCGTTTGTCCGCCGAGGAACTGACCGAAGCGCTCAACGAAGTGCGCCCGTTCCGCCGCCTGCACGGCATCGATCTGAAGAGCTATGAATTCGGCAGCGTTTTCGTCGACCCACCGCGCGCCGGCATGGACCCGGACACCTGCGAACTGACCCGACGCTTCGACAACATCCTCTACATCTCCTGCAACCCGGAGACCCTGGCCGCCAACATCGCCCAACTGCACGACACCCACCGCATCACTCAATGCGCGATGTTTGACCAGTTCCCGTGGACCCATCACATGGAATCCGGTGTGCTGCTGACCCGGCGTTGA
- a CDS encoding type II 3-dehydroquinate dehydratase, with protein MSPIVLVLNGPNLNLLGTREPATYGHETLADISALCGRAADEFGLTVEFRQTNHEGELLDWIHAARGRCAGIVINPAAWTHTSVAIRDALVASNVHAREPFRHHSFVSGIATAVMCGFGSHGYRLALEHFSQRLRG; from the coding sequence ATGTCCCCTATCGTTCTGGTGCTCAACGGCCCGAACCTGAACCTGCTCGGCACCCGCGAGCCGGCGACTTATGGTCATGAAACCCTGGCGGACATTTCCGCGCTGTGTGGTCGCGCGGCTGACGAGTTTGGCCTGACCGTAGAGTTTCGCCAGACCAATCATGAAGGCGAGCTGCTCGACTGGATTCACGCGGCGCGCGGTCGTTGCGCCGGGATCGTGATCAACCCGGCGGCGTGGACGCATACGTCGGTAGCGATTCGCGATGCCTTGGTCGCCTCCAACGTCCACGCCCGTGAGCCGTTCCGTCATCATTCGTTTGTTTCGGGCATTGCCACGGCGGTGATGTGCGGATTCGGCAGCCATGGTTATCGCTTGGCGCTGGAACATTTCAGTCAGCGGTTGCGGGGGTGA
- a CDS encoding HigA family addiction module antitoxin — MPMHNPPHPGETLLLDVLPELGISVSELARHLGFARPHLSRVLHGHAPISPDLAVRLERAGIGKARVWLGVQTDYDLWQAEHREQPMIEPLAAHG; from the coding sequence ATGCCCATGCACAACCCGCCACACCCCGGTGAAACCCTGCTGCTGGATGTCTTGCCCGAGCTTGGCATCAGCGTGAGCGAATTAGCCCGGCACCTTGGCTTTGCACGCCCGCACCTTTCGCGCGTACTGCACGGACACGCGCCAATCAGCCCGGATCTGGCAGTACGACTTGAGCGTGCAGGGATCGGCAAGGCGCGCGTTTGGCTAGGCGTCCAAACCGACTACGATCTTTGGCAAGCGGAGCACCGTGAGCAACCAATGATAGAACCCCTCGCAGCCCACGGCTGA
- a CDS encoding MFS transporter — MPTQEPLLLRHHRPFMAFWLARIFTASGFQMLTVAIGWNLYQLTGNVLDLGLVGLVEFAPRVLFMLHTGHVADRYDRRKVAALCQSLQALIALALAIGSATDHVTREMIFILAFLLGAARSFEMPTTQALLPSIVPSALFPRAVAAAQSAQQSATIVAPALGGLLYAFGSVWVYGPTVLLYVIACLLMLNLPARQTPLNKGKATLDSLLAGIRFIRSRPDILGAISLDLFAVLLGGATALLPVFAKDILLTGPWGLGLLRSAPAVGALLMSLFLARFAVERNVGRVMFTAVGIFGVATIAFGLSTSFWFSLAVLVVLGAADMISMVIRASFVQLETPDEMRGRVSAVNGLFIGASNQLGEFESGLTAHWFGTVPAVVMGGIGTLVVTGTWIKLFPTLANRDRMHVPVEEKV, encoded by the coding sequence ATGCCCACTCAAGAGCCCCTGCTGTTACGTCACCATCGTCCGTTCATGGCCTTTTGGCTGGCGCGGATTTTCACCGCCAGCGGTTTTCAGATGCTCACCGTGGCGATTGGCTGGAATCTCTATCAACTGACCGGCAACGTGCTGGATCTGGGTCTGGTCGGCCTGGTCGAATTTGCCCCTCGCGTATTGTTCATGCTGCACACTGGGCATGTTGCCGATCGTTATGACCGACGCAAGGTCGCCGCGCTTTGTCAGTCGTTGCAGGCATTGATTGCCCTGGCGCTGGCCATCGGCAGTGCCACTGATCACGTCACCCGCGAAATGATCTTCATCCTCGCCTTTCTCCTGGGGGCGGCGCGGTCGTTCGAGATGCCCACGACCCAGGCGCTGTTGCCAAGCATCGTCCCGAGTGCGCTCTTCCCGCGGGCGGTCGCCGCCGCGCAATCGGCGCAGCAATCGGCGACCATCGTCGCCCCGGCCCTCGGCGGTTTGCTCTATGCATTCGGCAGCGTCTGGGTCTACGGCCCGACCGTGTTGCTGTATGTGATCGCCTGCTTGCTGATGCTCAACCTGCCGGCACGCCAGACGCCGCTGAACAAAGGCAAAGCCACGCTGGACTCGCTGCTGGCGGGGATTCGCTTCATCCGCAGCCGCCCGGACATCCTCGGCGCGATCTCGCTGGACCTGTTTGCCGTGTTGCTTGGCGGCGCCACGGCGTTGCTGCCAGTGTTCGCCAAGGACATTCTGCTGACCGGCCCGTGGGGCCTCGGCCTGCTGCGCTCGGCGCCGGCGGTGGGCGCGTTGCTGATGTCATTGTTCCTGGCGCGATTTGCCGTGGAACGCAATGTCGGCCGGGTGATGTTCACCGCCGTCGGCATCTTCGGCGTCGCCACCATCGCCTTTGGCCTGTCGACCTCGTTCTGGTTCTCGCTGGCGGTACTGGTGGTGCTCGGCGCCGCGGACATGATCAGCATGGTGATCCGCGCCTCCTTCGTACAACTGGAAACCCCCGACGAAATGCGCGGCCGGGTCAGCGCGGTGAACGGCCTGTTCATCGGCGCCTCGAACCAGTTGGGCGAATTCGAATCCGGCCTCACCGCCCACTGGTTCGGCACCGTGCCGGCAGTGGTCATGGGCGGAATCGGCACGCTGGTGGTGACGGGAACGTGGATCAAGCTGTTCCCGACATTGGCGAACCGGGACCGGATGCATGTGCCGGTGGAGGAGAAGGTCTGA
- a CDS encoding DJ-1 family glyoxalase III, which yields MTARALIALAEGIDDLQSVTLIDVLRRAGIEVVAASIEGRRMLTCARGTRLTADGMLVDVLAQRFDLIVLPGGAVGSQHLAAHQPLQQLLKDQASAGRLFAAIGEAPAIALQASGVLRQRRMTCLPGASHQLSGCTFVDQPVVVDGNCITAQGSGAALEFALTLVEQLGGKALRARVAGE from the coding sequence ATGACTGCCAGAGCCCTGATTGCCCTCGCCGAGGGCATCGACGATTTGCAAAGCGTGACCCTGATCGACGTGCTGCGCCGCGCCGGTATCGAAGTGGTTGCCGCCAGTATTGAAGGCCGGCGCATGCTGACCTGCGCGCGTGGCACCCGGCTGACCGCCGACGGCATGCTCGTCGATGTACTCGCGCAGCGCTTCGACCTGATCGTCCTGCCGGGCGGTGCCGTCGGCTCCCAGCATCTCGCTGCGCACCAGCCCTTACAGCAATTGCTCAAAGACCAAGCCAGCGCCGGCCGACTGTTCGCCGCCATCGGCGAAGCCCCGGCCATTGCGCTGCAAGCATCAGGCGTGCTGCGCCAGCGACGCATGACCTGCCTGCCCGGCGCCAGCCATCAGTTGTCGGGCTGTACGTTTGTTGATCAACCGGTGGTGGTCGACGGCAATTGCATCACCGCCCAAGGCTCGGGGGCTGCGCTGGAGTTTGCCTTGACCCTGGTCGAGCAGCTTGGTGGCAAGGCGTTGCGGGCGAGGGTGGCGGGGGAGTAG
- a CDS encoding shikimate dehydrogenase, whose protein sequence is MSRSRVILAGLIGAGIQASRTPALHEHEGDAQGLRYLYQLIDLDQLRLDSTALPDLLQAAERMNYTGLNITFPCKQAIIPLLDELSAEARGIGAVNTVVLKDGKRIGHNTDCLGFAEGFRRGLPDAARERVVQMGAGGAGAAVAHALLSEGVRQLTIFDVDRERAESLANNLNQHFGTGRAQAGRDLPGALAQADGLVNTTPMGMAKLPGTPVPAQLLRKAMWVAEIVYFPLETELLRDARALGCRTLDGGNMAVFQAVKAFELFSDVVPDTQRMLEHFQSMNG, encoded by the coding sequence ATGTCACGTTCCAGAGTGATACTCGCCGGGCTGATCGGCGCCGGGATTCAGGCTTCGCGCACGCCGGCACTGCACGAACACGAGGGCGATGCGCAGGGCCTGCGTTATCTCTACCAACTCATCGACCTCGATCAATTGCGCCTCGACAGCACGGCGCTGCCCGACTTGCTGCAAGCGGCCGAGCGGATGAACTACACCGGTCTCAACATCACTTTTCCATGCAAGCAGGCAATCATCCCGCTGCTCGATGAATTGTCGGCGGAAGCGCGAGGGATCGGCGCAGTGAACACGGTGGTGCTGAAGGATGGCAAGCGTATTGGCCACAACACCGATTGTCTCGGTTTCGCCGAAGGTTTTCGCCGAGGTCTGCCAGACGCTGCCCGCGAACGAGTAGTGCAGATGGGTGCTGGCGGCGCCGGCGCGGCGGTGGCCCACGCGCTGCTCAGTGAAGGCGTACGGCAATTGACGATTTTTGATGTCGATCGCGAGCGCGCGGAAAGTCTGGCGAACAATCTGAATCAACATTTTGGCACCGGTCGCGCGCAAGCCGGGCGGGATTTGCCCGGGGCGCTGGCGCAGGCCGACGGCCTGGTCAACACCACGCCGATGGGCATGGCCAAGCTGCCAGGTACACCGGTGCCGGCGCAGTTGCTGCGCAAGGCAATGTGGGTCGCAGAGATTGTGTATTTCCCGCTGGAAACCGAACTGCTGCGCGACGCCCGGGCTCTGGGTTGCCGCACGCTTGATGGCGGCAACATGGCGGTGTTTCAGGCGGTCAAGGCGTTTGAATTGTTCAGCGACGTGGTGCCGGATACGCAGCGCATGCTTGAGCACTTTCAGAGCATGAATGGCTGA
- a CDS encoding NCS2 family permease — MLERLFQLKAHNTNVRTEILAGVTTFLAMAYILFVNPSILGETGMDKGAIFVATCLAAAIGSTVMGLIANYPIALAPGMGLNAFFTYTVVLHMGHTWQVALGAVFISAVLFFLLSIFRIREWIINAIPLPLRSAIAAGIGLFLALIALHNAGIVVSNPATMVGLGDLTKPAPILATVGFAVIVALEALKVRGAVLIGILAVTIASIALNVTEFGGILSMPPSLAPTFLQLDIKGALDIGLVSVIFAFLFVDLFDNSGTLIGVAKRAGLMGKDGHMPKMGRALIADSTAAMAGSLLGTSTTTSYIESAAGVSAGGRTGLTAIVVAILFLLALFFSPLAASVPAFATAPALLFVAVLMTSGLAEIDWDDITVAAPVVVTALAMPFTYSIANGIAFGFIAWTAIKLLSGRARELNPALVILSILFVIKLGWFNA, encoded by the coding sequence ATGCTGGAAAGGCTGTTTCAACTCAAGGCACACAACACCAACGTGCGCACCGAAATTCTCGCGGGCGTCACGACTTTCCTGGCCATGGCTTACATTCTGTTCGTCAACCCGAGCATCCTCGGCGAGACCGGCATGGACAAAGGCGCGATTTTCGTCGCCACCTGTCTGGCGGCCGCGATCGGCTCGACCGTGATGGGCCTGATCGCCAACTACCCGATCGCCCTCGCTCCGGGCATGGGCCTGAATGCCTTCTTTACCTACACCGTGGTCCTGCACATGGGCCACACCTGGCAGGTGGCGCTGGGTGCGGTGTTCATTTCCGCCGTGCTGTTTTTCCTGCTGTCGATCTTTCGCATCCGCGAATGGATCATCAACGCCATCCCGCTGCCATTGCGCTCGGCGATCGCCGCCGGTATCGGCCTGTTCCTGGCACTGATCGCCCTGCACAACGCTGGGATCGTAGTCAGCAACCCGGCGACCATGGTCGGTCTCGGCGATCTGACCAAACCGGCGCCGATTCTCGCCACAGTCGGCTTCGCGGTAATTGTCGCCCTCGAAGCGCTGAAAGTGCGCGGCGCGGTGCTGATCGGCATTCTCGCCGTCACCATCGCCTCGATCGCACTGAACGTCACCGAGTTCGGCGGCATCCTGTCAATGCCGCCGTCGCTGGCGCCGACCTTCCTGCAACTGGACATCAAAGGTGCACTGGACATCGGTCTGGTCAGCGTGATTTTCGCCTTCCTGTTCGTCGACCTGTTCGACAACTCCGGGACCCTGATCGGCGTCGCCAAGCGCGCCGGCCTGATGGGCAAGGATGGCCACATGCCGAAAATGGGCCGCGCGCTGATCGCCGACAGTACTGCGGCCATGGCCGGTTCGCTGCTGGGCACTTCGACCACCACCAGTTACATCGAATCCGCGGCCGGCGTCAGTGCCGGTGGCCGCACTGGCCTGACCGCCATTGTCGTGGCGATCCTGTTCCTGCTGGCGCTGTTCTTCTCGCCACTGGCGGCCAGCGTGCCGGCTTTCGCCACCGCACCAGCGCTGCTGTTCGTCGCCGTGCTGATGACTTCCGGCCTGGCGGAAATAGACTGGGATGACATCACCGTCGCCGCGCCGGTTGTGGTCACTGCACTGGCGATGCCGTTCACCTATTCGATCGCCAACGGCATCGCTTTCGGCTTCATTGCCTGGACCGCCATCAAGTTGCTCTCCGGCCGTGCCCGTGAGCTGAACCCGGCACTGGTGATCCTGTCGATTCTGTTTGTGATCAAGTTGGGTTGGTTCAACGCATGA
- a CDS encoding TetR/AcrR family transcriptional regulator, which yields MTMNSELSAAAVESDAVPRKSRKNNPEKTRENILQEAIVEFVQQGLSGARVDAIAERIHTSKRMIYYYFGSKEQLYVEVLEKLYGDIRSTENRLHLDELPPELAIRRLVEFTFDHHDRNVDFVRIVSIENIHNAEYVKRSDAIKALNNTILDTLGGILQRGADEGLFRRGIDALDVHLLISSFCFYRVSNRHTLGEIFQIDLPDETIKQRHREMICESVLRYLQA from the coding sequence ATGACCATGAATTCAGAACTTTCCGCCGCTGCTGTCGAGTCCGACGCAGTGCCGCGCAAGAGTCGCAAGAACAACCCGGAAAAGACCCGCGAAAACATCCTGCAGGAGGCGATCGTCGAGTTCGTCCAGCAGGGCTTGTCCGGTGCCCGCGTCGACGCGATCGCCGAGCGCATCCACACCTCCAAGCGCATGATCTATTACTACTTCGGCAGCAAGGAGCAGTTGTACGTCGAGGTGCTGGAGAAACTCTACGGCGATATCCGCAGCACGGAAAACCGCCTGCACCTGGACGAACTGCCGCCCGAACTGGCGATCCGCCGACTGGTGGAGTTCACGTTCGATCACCACGACCGCAACGTCGATTTCGTGCGCATCGTCAGCATCGAAAACATCCACAACGCTGAGTACGTGAAACGTTCCGATGCGATCAAGGCGCTGAACAACACGATCCTCGACACCTTGGGCGGGATTCTGCAACGGGGGGCGGACGAAGGTTTGTTCCGGCGTGGCATCGATGCGCTGGACGTGCACCTGCTGATCAGTTCGTTCTGCTTCTATCGCGTGTCGAACCGCCACACGCTGGGGGAAATCTTCCAGATCGATCTGCCGGACGAAACCATCAAGCAGCGCCACCGCGAGATGATCTGCGAATCGGTGTTGCGCTACCTGCAGGCCTGA
- a CDS encoding DUF4160 domain-containing protein has protein sequence MKICSYKGMSIRIMLRGEHCPPHAHVDAGAWNARIRFSFWHNEVDLWDVVPLSRRPPLAVLNGLCLSLGQPAHLRRARGIWWSGLQTVCLDNQIWDCQTNEVPVMKPVTDQIYRIGSARYHPEADKVLLTLIGKLEGVEIEL, from the coding sequence ATGAAGATATGCAGCTACAAAGGAATGTCGATTCGCATCATGTTGAGAGGCGAACACTGCCCACCCCACGCCCATGTAGATGCGGGTGCCTGGAATGCCCGCATCCGGTTCAGCTTCTGGCACAACGAAGTTGATCTGTGGGACGTCGTGCCGCTGTCCCGTCGACCGCCGCTCGCCGTGCTGAACGGCTTGTGCCTGTCACTTGGACAACCGGCGCACCTGCGTCGAGCACGCGGAATCTGGTGGTCGGGCTTGCAGACCGTTTGTCTCGATAACCAGATATGGGATTGCCAAACAAACGAAGTGCCCGTGATGAAACCAGTCACCGACCAGATCTACCGGATCGGATCGGCGCGCTATCACCCAGAAGCAGACAAGGTGCTGCTGACCTTGATCGGCAAGTTGGAAGGAGTTGAAATCGAATTATGA